GTTGCAGGATGACTACGAGGTTCGAATGGCAAAGAACGGGGAGGAGGGCCTCGAGATGCTCGACGAGTCCGTCGACGTGGTTCTCCTCGATCGGATGATGCCAGGTCTCTCGGGCGACGAGGTGCTCGAGAGCATCGGCGAGCGGTCGCTGGGCTGTCGAGTGGCGATGGTGACAGCCGTGGAACCGGACTTCGACATCCTCGAGATGGGGTTCGACGCCTACCTCTCGAAACCGATCCGGAGCCAGCAGCTCCACGACACCGTCTCTAATCTGCTCGAACGCTCCGAGTACGACTCCATGCTCCAGGAGTACTACGCGCTCGTCGAGAAGCAGGCGACCCTCGAGGCCACGAAGTCGAGCGCCGAACTGGCCGAGAGCGACGAGTACGACGCGTTGACCGATGACATCGCGGAGATGCGCGACGGCCTCTCGGAGACCCTCGGCGGCATCGAGGACGACTCCGACTTCATCGCGACGCTCCGTGGCCTGAGTACAGACGAGGAGTAACGGAGCTACTATGTACGATCTATCATCTGTCCTCGATTTCGAGGAACTGCGCGACGTTCAGCCCGGGTCGAGTATCCTCCTCTCCGGCCCGGCGATGAGCGGGAAGCAACGCCTTGCGTACGACATCCTCACGAACGGGGCCCGAGACGGCGAGGGTGCGGTCGTGGTCAGTACAAACGACAGCGCGAGAAACATCGCGCAGGTGTTCCAGGACGAAGTGCCGGAACTCTCTGACTCCCAGCTCGGCGTCGTCGACTGCCGGGGCGAGGGCGGCGTCGAGGCCGACGCGCTCGACGGGACCTTCGTCCACCAGGTGTCGTCGCCGGGCGACCTGACCGGCATCGGTATCGGCATCACCAAAGCGATCGAGGGGCTCCACACCGCCGGCCGCACCAGGGGGCGACTGGCGCTCGTCTCGCTGTCGACGATGCTGACCTACACCGACAAGAAGACCGTGTTCAAGTTCTGCCACGTTCTGTCGTCGCGGCTGGACACCGCCGACTACATCGGCGTGTTCACCATCGACTCCGGCGCCCACGACTCCCAGACCCTCCAGGTCATCAAGCAGGCCTTCGACGGCCTCATCGAGGTGCGCGAGGCGGAGGCCGGCGGCCGCGAGGCCCGGGTCCTGGGACTGGCGAGCGAACCGACGGCCTGGAAGCGGCTCTGAACCGCGGCCCGGCCGCGGGAGGAAGTATTTTCACCCTCGGGTTCACCCACCCGATATGGAAGTCACGCTGCTCGAGTCGACGGACGACCCCGAAGAGCTCATCTGCACGGCGGCCCGGAACGACTACAGTGCGGGGTTCGTCGGGGACCAGTCCTTCGAGGAGACGATGGACACCGTCGAGGGCGAGACCATCGAGGACAAGAAGCGGACGCTCATCGGCCACCTGCTGGACCACGGCCACTTCGGGCCATTCGAGCACGCGCAGGTGACATTCGCCGTCGAGGGTGTCTCGCGGTCGTGTATGGCCCAGATTACCCGCCACCGGCACGTCTCCTTCGACGTGCAGTCGATGCGGTACGTCTCCTTCGACGACGTGGACCC
The DNA window shown above is from Haloarcula halobia and carries:
- a CDS encoding HalX domain-containing protein, coding for MSDVDPPVVLIVEDEPDVAETYKLWLQDDYEVRMAKNGEEGLEMLDESVDVVLLDRMMPGLSGDEVLESIGERSLGCRVAMVTAVEPDFDILEMGFDAYLSKPIRSQQLHDTVSNLLERSEYDSMLQEYYALVEKQATLEATKSSAELAESDEYDALTDDIAEMRDGLSETLGGIEDDSDFIATLRGLSTDEE
- a CDS encoding RAD55 family ATPase; translated protein: MYDLSSVLDFEELRDVQPGSSILLSGPAMSGKQRLAYDILTNGARDGEGAVVVSTNDSARNIAQVFQDEVPELSDSQLGVVDCRGEGGVEADALDGTFVHQVSSPGDLTGIGIGITKAIEGLHTAGRTRGRLALVSLSTMLTYTDKKTVFKFCHVLSSRLDTADYIGVFTIDSGAHDSQTLQVIKQAFDGLIEVREAEAGGREARVLGLASEPTAWKRL